One genomic region from Pirellulales bacterium encodes:
- a CDS encoding flagellar basal body P-ring protein FlgI yields the protein MTFCLLPSALCLSSAHAQIRLKNICRIKGQEQNTLQGMGLVIGLKGSGDGGTFLPAMRSLAMAMELMGNQIGKGGAAELKDARNVALVSVTATVPAAGARQGDEIDCSVASIGSAKSLEGGRLFITAMMGPQAEGSRIYAFAEGALHVHDVKFPTTARVHRGCRLEEDFLNVFVKNNKITLVLDEHHADFEVAQEIADMINGNWYLSDQGKASQRRPSVKLLALQTKPVAKALNQLFIEVTIPDAYRDEPVDFVSSVMALTIGEVRSPARVVINERAGSIVIGADVEIGSIVVAHKNIVVETGDNLPAERFVAVDPSELQTAKLKALVAALNAVKVPTADIIQIIKDIEHNGKLHGQLIVE from the coding sequence TTGACCTTCTGCCTTCTGCCTTCTGCCCTCTGCCTTTCCTCGGCGCACGCGCAGATTCGGCTGAAAAACATCTGCCGCATCAAGGGCCAGGAGCAAAATACCCTGCAGGGCATGGGCCTGGTGATCGGCTTGAAGGGATCCGGCGACGGCGGAACCTTCCTTCCGGCGATGCGCAGCTTGGCGATGGCGATGGAGCTGATGGGGAATCAGATCGGCAAGGGGGGCGCCGCCGAGCTCAAGGACGCGCGGAACGTCGCGCTGGTCAGCGTTACGGCCACGGTGCCGGCGGCGGGGGCGCGGCAGGGCGACGAGATCGATTGCAGCGTGGCCTCGATCGGGTCCGCGAAAAGCCTGGAGGGGGGCCGGTTGTTCATCACGGCCATGATGGGACCGCAAGCCGAAGGGAGCCGAATTTATGCCTTTGCCGAAGGGGCGCTCCACGTCCATGACGTGAAGTTCCCGACGACGGCGCGCGTCCACCGCGGATGCCGCCTGGAAGAAGACTTTCTGAACGTCTTCGTCAAGAACAACAAGATCACGCTGGTCCTCGACGAGCACCACGCCGATTTCGAAGTGGCCCAAGAGATCGCCGACATGATCAACGGCAACTGGTACCTCTCGGACCAGGGAAAAGCATCGCAGCGCCGTCCGTCGGTCAAGCTCCTGGCATTGCAGACCAAGCCGGTGGCCAAAGCGCTGAATCAGCTCTTTATCGAGGTGACCATTCCCGACGCCTATCGAGACGAACCGGTCGACTTCGTGTCCAGCGTCATGGCCTTGACCATCGGCGAAGTGCGCAGTCCGGCAAGGGTCGTCATCAACGAGCGTGCGGGCAGTATCGTGATCGGCGCCGACGTCGAAATCGGTTCGATCGTCGTGGCCCACAAGAACATCGTGGTTGAAACCGGCGACAACCTGCCCGCCGAACGTTTTGTGGCGGTCGATCCCAGCGAACTGCAAACGGCGAAGCTGAAGGCGCTGGTGGCGGCGCTGAACGCGGTAAAAGTGCCGACCGCCGACATTATCCAGATCATCAAGGACATTGAGCACAACGGAAAGTTACATGGGCAACTTATTGTGGAGTAG
- a CDS encoding rod-binding protein — protein sequence MQTPNLQLLSQPAVPTPPAPTSPKLREAFDQFVGETFYGQMLASMRKTLGKPAYFHGGRAEEIFQGQLDQVLGEQMAKANADSFTGPMFHLFTLQRG from the coding sequence ATGCAAACCCCCAACCTCCAATTGCTTTCCCAGCCGGCGGTGCCGACGCCGCCGGCACCGACCTCGCCGAAGCTGCGCGAGGCGTTTGACCAGTTCGTGGGCGAAACGTTTTATGGGCAGATGCTGGCCTCGATGCGAAAAACGCTCGGCAAGCCGGCGTATTTTCACGGTGGCCGCGCTGAAGAAATCTTTCAGGGACAGCTCGACCAGGTGCTGGGCGAGCAAATGGCCAAGGCCAATGCCGACAGTTTCACCGGACCGATGTTCCACCTTTTTACACTCCAACGAGGCTGA
- the flgN gene encoding flagellar export chaperone FlgN: MIDHSWEEDITALLNELTATQADLLALLDEKRRFIVSRDAAGLAEMGPREEAMIERLHACQDHRRELLQRAASQRLPSDSLRALAKVVPEPARGEIAEHVDETARRFRLLSHHSLANWVLIQRSLLHLSQLLEIIATGGRKNPTYGKVEQGRSGGSLLDQAA, encoded by the coding sequence ATGATCGACCACTCTTGGGAAGAAGACATCACCGCCTTGTTGAATGAGCTGACCGCGACTCAGGCCGATTTGCTCGCGCTGCTCGACGAAAAGCGCCGGTTCATCGTCTCCCGCGACGCTGCGGGCCTGGCGGAAATGGGCCCGCGCGAAGAGGCGATGATCGAGCGCCTGCACGCCTGTCAGGACCATCGCCGGGAGCTGCTCCAACGCGCCGCAAGCCAGCGCTTGCCAAGCGACAGCCTTCGAGCGTTGGCCAAGGTCGTGCCCGAACCGGCACGAGGCGAAATCGCCGAGCACGTCGACGAGACCGCCCGGCGCTTTCGGCTTCTCAGCCATCACAGCCTGGCCAACTGGGTACTCATCCAGCGCAGCTTGCTCCACTTATCACAATTGCTGGAGATTATTGCCACGGGAGGCCGCAAGAATCCGACCTATGGAAAAGTTGAACAAGGCCGGTCGGGCGGATCGCTGTTAGACCAGGCAGCCTAA